The proteins below come from a single Tribolium castaneum strain GA2 chromosome 9, icTriCast1.1, whole genome shotgun sequence genomic window:
- the LOC103312666 gene encoding uncharacterized protein LOC103312666, which yields MNRIVILAFASILVIGQLDLAEGAKKCYGCGKLGGNCDKKFQIEVPCIKGDAKCFTAKDTKGGTTLKGCLEVESLCQNSESKKCWTCSSDLCNGGLGVGFNAFVLAAPGLLALFRLFF from the exons ATGAATCGAATCGTAATTCTCGCATTTGCATCAATCCTAGTGATTGGCCAGCTTG ATTTGGCCGAAGGTGCAAAAAAGTGTTACGGATGCGGAAAACTTGGAGGAAATTGCGACAAAAAGTTTCAAATCGAAGTACCTTGCATTAAAGGCGATGCCAAATGCTTCACTGCCAAAG ATACAAAAGGCGGCACTACCTTGAAGGGATGTCTCGAGGTTGAGTCCCTCTGCCAAAATTCGGAGAGCAAAAAATGCTGGACCTGTAGTTCGGATTTGTGCAATGGGGGCCTAGGAGTGGGGTTTAATGCTTTTGTTTTGGCGGCTCCCGGGCTTTTGGCCctgtttcgtttatttttttaa
- the LOC663093 gene encoding mucin-17 isoform X2, whose product MDRRLFSLVCCLFTVNFVSSDGPVFVNPSSVSLPPAVNQGNYVTQTVYGFLDFTTTIGNTVMVFSPQSAAVSESPKEESSNSVIDTSPIAKKEPVTIKPSKTEAKIISSKVEVKTSSQDKPSTKVSPSIITKVEVVSGPPVLSSKVEIVTSSQKAISSVVSVKTEEEPAVILGNNIAEPEYDFLSRQPSEVVEETYKVINLKPSSKFHLKPRTSEPKNKRPDSLHPTGLVTKLGGTVVKDGTTTIHETSVIGTYISGKYAQVLQSTSHIHNPQKAKISPSPTLRILKTAAPSLGKGKHHRHLEPTPAGSIEETIVAAESSNSIKSTRKPAGPTFKPRFKNRQKEDEEESEEVQHAKKKSQRTRNQARNSKHNTSHRPHKYGRSSRKTTTSRPSVHSEEATTSSNKRYQNRRKQQRPSTEPSSSGGYSRRGYKPKVQTSTVEQISASTSLYKFKLNRSPGRWQYKTTPKPRVTIRKQNDDNDSGNETLGTTPTTLQDVSPALNDVVTPQARSDDVDGLEGSESIASIIDDQSSTENKLDTPFPLETLKVEISTPPDFKDIYYEIATIKSPFTFQAGNVKNTRYITVTSTFEKSLVNTPEATISPSGSEPLTENILATSSNYKDNNFLDSSVATLPPIYLASDMQTPPLETLTETFSTTQTMLKTHILPVIHSGNETATSTLVQTYLITRLVTATKTLPPMEAYHFIPSKTLKEFNSHLDEAGSELHLELEFGDQNDQDDEGQLKRSFPPDLDLAKVGSDFDISDVDKSKLPEIQKAKTGKSKPVLSEPQTPALNPDQLQQLALLRLLNPAAAQGQVITTSKPVLKIETVYESHVIPIVNGGNTVLSTLSKVLGTVTKTDFEFGTSTLAPPALPIPPIPPVNPLFPAAQFAVTSSPVVQSTLVTQTDSKVLKLTFGAKTAYTTIFSTKVVPSLVTTYMTASVPVQPTAFPGFFPAPYPGYPFVG is encoded by the exons TGAATTTCGTTTCATCGGATGGTCCCGTCTTCGTCAATCCCTCGTCAGTCTCCCTCCCCCCAGCAGTTAATCAGGGAAATTACGTCACTCAAACTGTCTATGGCTTCCTCGACTTTACCACTACAATCGGAAACACTGTCATGGTTTTCTCGCCACAAAGCGCCGCTGTTTCAG AATCGCCAAAAGAAGAATCCTCGAACAGCGTAATCGATACGAGTCCAATCGCGAAAAAAGAACCAGTCACAATAAAACCGAGCAAGACTGAAGCCAAAATAATTTCGAGTAAAGTCGAAGTTAAGACCTCAAGTCAGGACAAACCGAGTACGAAAGTTTCCCCGAGTATTATAACAAAAGTGGAGGTCGTGAGTGGTCCTCCGGTGCTTTCCAGTAAAGTCGAGATTGTCACAAGTTCGCAAAAGGCGATTAGTAGCGTTGTATCGGTTAAAACCGAAGAGGAGCCGGCGGTTATCCTCGGCAACAACATCGCCGAGCCCGAGTATGACTTCCTGTCCCGTCAGCCGTCCGAAGTTGTTGAAGAAACCTACAAAGTCATCAACCTGAAACCCAGCTCAAAGTTCCATCTCAAGCCTCGGACTTCTGAGCCAAAAAACAAACGTCCGGACTCATTACACCCGACGGGATTAGTCACGAAATTAGGAGGAACTGTCGTAAAGGACGGCACGACGACTATCCACGAGACTAGCGTGATTGGGACCTACATCTCTGGAAAATACGCCCAAGTCCTCCAGAGCACCTCGCACATCCACAATCCGCAGAAAGCCAAGATCAGTCCGTCGCCGACGTTGCGAATTCTCAAAACAGCCGCCCCTTCGTTGGGGAAAGGCAAGCATCATCGGCATTTGGAGCCAACTCCCGCGGGCTCCATCGAGGAGACGATTGTAGCGGCGGAATCGTCGAATTCCATCAAATCGACGAGGAAGCCGGCAGGGCCCACTTTCAAGCCGCGCTTCAAAAACAGACAGAAGGAGGACGAGGAGGAGAGCGAGGAAGTGCAACATGCCAAGAAGAAATCGCAACGGACACGGAACCAAGCGAGGAATTCCAA acACAACACCTCACACAGACCTCACAAATACGGTCGGAGTAGCAGAAAAACTACAACATCACGCCCTTCTGTACACAGTGAAGAAGCAACGACCTCGTCGAACAAGCGCTACCAGAACCGCCGCAAGCAGCAGCGCCCCAGCACCGAGCCCTCGAGCTCGGGGGGCTACAGCCGCCGCGGCTACAAGCCCAAAGTGCAGACCTCGACCGTGGAGCAAATCTCCGCGTCTACAAGCCTCTACAAGTTCAAATTGAATCGCTCTCCTGGCAGATGGCAATACAAGACGACACCCAAGCCTCGCGTTACCATCAGGAAGCAAAACGACGACAATGACTCCGGTAACGAGACGCTCGGAACGACGCCGACGACGCTGCAAGACGTGTCTCCGGCACTCAACGACGTCGTTACGCCCCAAGCGAGGTCCGACGACGTCGACGGACTCGAAGGATCCGAATCAATTGCTTCAATTATTGACGATCAAAGCTCCACCGAAAATAAACTCGACACGCCGTTCCCGCTCGAAACGCTCAAGGTGGAAATTTCCACGCCGCCGGATTTTAAAGATATCTATTACGAGATTGCCACCATCAAGTCACCCTTCACCTTCCAG GCCGGCAACGTGAAAAACACCCGTTACATAACCGTCACGTCTACGTTTGAAAAAAGTCTGGTGAACACTCCCGAAGCCACAATCTCCCCGTCAGGCAGCGAGCCATTAACGGAAAATATTTTAGCCACTTCAAGCAATTACAAAGACAATAATTTCCTGGATTCGAGTGTTGCCACGTTACCACCGATTTATCTGGCATCCGACATGCAAACCCCGCCCTTGGAAACACTCACAGAGACATTCAGCACGACTCAAACTATGCTCAAGACTCATATCCTACCCGTCATTCACAGCGGCAACGAAACAGCCACTTCAACACTCGTTCAAACGTATCTAATAACGAGATTAGTGACGGCAACGAAGACTTTACCACCTATGGAAGCTTATCATTTCATTCCGAGCAAAACTCTGAAAGAGTTCAACAGTCATTTGGATGAGGCGGGGTCAGAGCTCCACTTAGAGTTGGAGTTTGGCGACCAAAACGATCAGGACGATGAAGGACAATTGAAAAGGAGTTTCCCCCCGGATCTGGATTTGGCTAAAGTTGGATCCGATTTTGATATTTCCGACGTCGACAAATCCAAACTTCCGGAAATCCAGAAAGCGAAAACGGGAAAATCGAAACCGGTTTTGAGCGAACCCCAAACCCCGGCCTTGAACCCCGACCAGCTGCAACAATTGGCGCTTTTGAGGCTCTTGAACCCGGCGGCGGCCCAAGGCCAGGTCATCACGACCTCGAAGCCAGTCCTCAAAATTGAAACCGTCTACGAATCCCACGTTATTCCGATCGTCAACGGGGGAAACACCGTCTTGAGCACGCTCTCCAAGGTCCTGGGGACCGTAACGAAGACGGATTTCGAGTTCGGGACGAGCACCCTGGCGCCCCCGGCGCTGCCAATCCCGCCGATCCCTCCGGTGAATCCCCTGTTTCCCGCGGCTCAATTCGCCGTCACTTCGTCGCCCGTGGTCCAAAGCACTTTGGTTACGCAAACTGATAGCAAGGTGCTCAAGCTGACTTTCGGGGCTAAGACGGCTTATACGACGATTTTCTCCACGAAAGTCGTACCCAGCTTGGTAACGACGTATATGACGGCGTCGGTGCCCGTACAACCCACGGCTTTCCCGGGATTCTTCCCGGCGCCCTATCCCGGATATCCCTTCGTGGGCTGA
- the LOC663093 gene encoding mucin-17 isoform X1 — protein MDRRLFSLVCCLFTVNFVSSDGPVFVNPSSVSLPPAVNQGNYVTQTVYGFLDFTTTIGNTVMVFSPQSAAVSVPESPKEESSNSVIDTSPIAKKEPVTIKPSKTEAKIISSKVEVKTSSQDKPSTKVSPSIITKVEVVSGPPVLSSKVEIVTSSQKAISSVVSVKTEEEPAVILGNNIAEPEYDFLSRQPSEVVEETYKVINLKPSSKFHLKPRTSEPKNKRPDSLHPTGLVTKLGGTVVKDGTTTIHETSVIGTYISGKYAQVLQSTSHIHNPQKAKISPSPTLRILKTAAPSLGKGKHHRHLEPTPAGSIEETIVAAESSNSIKSTRKPAGPTFKPRFKNRQKEDEEESEEVQHAKKKSQRTRNQARNSKHNTSHRPHKYGRSSRKTTTSRPSVHSEEATTSSNKRYQNRRKQQRPSTEPSSSGGYSRRGYKPKVQTSTVEQISASTSLYKFKLNRSPGRWQYKTTPKPRVTIRKQNDDNDSGNETLGTTPTTLQDVSPALNDVVTPQARSDDVDGLEGSESIASIIDDQSSTENKLDTPFPLETLKVEISTPPDFKDIYYEIATIKSPFTFQAGNVKNTRYITVTSTFEKSLVNTPEATISPSGSEPLTENILATSSNYKDNNFLDSSVATLPPIYLASDMQTPPLETLTETFSTTQTMLKTHILPVIHSGNETATSTLVQTYLITRLVTATKTLPPMEAYHFIPSKTLKEFNSHLDEAGSELHLELEFGDQNDQDDEGQLKRSFPPDLDLAKVGSDFDISDVDKSKLPEIQKAKTGKSKPVLSEPQTPALNPDQLQQLALLRLLNPAAAQGQVITTSKPVLKIETVYESHVIPIVNGGNTVLSTLSKVLGTVTKTDFEFGTSTLAPPALPIPPIPPVNPLFPAAQFAVTSSPVVQSTLVTQTDSKVLKLTFGAKTAYTTIFSTKVVPSLVTTYMTASVPVQPTAFPGFFPAPYPGYPFVG, from the exons TGAATTTCGTTTCATCGGATGGTCCCGTCTTCGTCAATCCCTCGTCAGTCTCCCTCCCCCCAGCAGTTAATCAGGGAAATTACGTCACTCAAACTGTCTATGGCTTCCTCGACTTTACCACTACAATCGGAAACACTGTCATGGTTTTCTCGCCACAAAGCGCCGCTGTTTCAG TTCCAGAATCGCCAAAAGAAGAATCCTCGAACAGCGTAATCGATACGAGTCCAATCGCGAAAAAAGAACCAGTCACAATAAAACCGAGCAAGACTGAAGCCAAAATAATTTCGAGTAAAGTCGAAGTTAAGACCTCAAGTCAGGACAAACCGAGTACGAAAGTTTCCCCGAGTATTATAACAAAAGTGGAGGTCGTGAGTGGTCCTCCGGTGCTTTCCAGTAAAGTCGAGATTGTCACAAGTTCGCAAAAGGCGATTAGTAGCGTTGTATCGGTTAAAACCGAAGAGGAGCCGGCGGTTATCCTCGGCAACAACATCGCCGAGCCCGAGTATGACTTCCTGTCCCGTCAGCCGTCCGAAGTTGTTGAAGAAACCTACAAAGTCATCAACCTGAAACCCAGCTCAAAGTTCCATCTCAAGCCTCGGACTTCTGAGCCAAAAAACAAACGTCCGGACTCATTACACCCGACGGGATTAGTCACGAAATTAGGAGGAACTGTCGTAAAGGACGGCACGACGACTATCCACGAGACTAGCGTGATTGGGACCTACATCTCTGGAAAATACGCCCAAGTCCTCCAGAGCACCTCGCACATCCACAATCCGCAGAAAGCCAAGATCAGTCCGTCGCCGACGTTGCGAATTCTCAAAACAGCCGCCCCTTCGTTGGGGAAAGGCAAGCATCATCGGCATTTGGAGCCAACTCCCGCGGGCTCCATCGAGGAGACGATTGTAGCGGCGGAATCGTCGAATTCCATCAAATCGACGAGGAAGCCGGCAGGGCCCACTTTCAAGCCGCGCTTCAAAAACAGACAGAAGGAGGACGAGGAGGAGAGCGAGGAAGTGCAACATGCCAAGAAGAAATCGCAACGGACACGGAACCAAGCGAGGAATTCCAA acACAACACCTCACACAGACCTCACAAATACGGTCGGAGTAGCAGAAAAACTACAACATCACGCCCTTCTGTACACAGTGAAGAAGCAACGACCTCGTCGAACAAGCGCTACCAGAACCGCCGCAAGCAGCAGCGCCCCAGCACCGAGCCCTCGAGCTCGGGGGGCTACAGCCGCCGCGGCTACAAGCCCAAAGTGCAGACCTCGACCGTGGAGCAAATCTCCGCGTCTACAAGCCTCTACAAGTTCAAATTGAATCGCTCTCCTGGCAGATGGCAATACAAGACGACACCCAAGCCTCGCGTTACCATCAGGAAGCAAAACGACGACAATGACTCCGGTAACGAGACGCTCGGAACGACGCCGACGACGCTGCAAGACGTGTCTCCGGCACTCAACGACGTCGTTACGCCCCAAGCGAGGTCCGACGACGTCGACGGACTCGAAGGATCCGAATCAATTGCTTCAATTATTGACGATCAAAGCTCCACCGAAAATAAACTCGACACGCCGTTCCCGCTCGAAACGCTCAAGGTGGAAATTTCCACGCCGCCGGATTTTAAAGATATCTATTACGAGATTGCCACCATCAAGTCACCCTTCACCTTCCAG GCCGGCAACGTGAAAAACACCCGTTACATAACCGTCACGTCTACGTTTGAAAAAAGTCTGGTGAACACTCCCGAAGCCACAATCTCCCCGTCAGGCAGCGAGCCATTAACGGAAAATATTTTAGCCACTTCAAGCAATTACAAAGACAATAATTTCCTGGATTCGAGTGTTGCCACGTTACCACCGATTTATCTGGCATCCGACATGCAAACCCCGCCCTTGGAAACACTCACAGAGACATTCAGCACGACTCAAACTATGCTCAAGACTCATATCCTACCCGTCATTCACAGCGGCAACGAAACAGCCACTTCAACACTCGTTCAAACGTATCTAATAACGAGATTAGTGACGGCAACGAAGACTTTACCACCTATGGAAGCTTATCATTTCATTCCGAGCAAAACTCTGAAAGAGTTCAACAGTCATTTGGATGAGGCGGGGTCAGAGCTCCACTTAGAGTTGGAGTTTGGCGACCAAAACGATCAGGACGATGAAGGACAATTGAAAAGGAGTTTCCCCCCGGATCTGGATTTGGCTAAAGTTGGATCCGATTTTGATATTTCCGACGTCGACAAATCCAAACTTCCGGAAATCCAGAAAGCGAAAACGGGAAAATCGAAACCGGTTTTGAGCGAACCCCAAACCCCGGCCTTGAACCCCGACCAGCTGCAACAATTGGCGCTTTTGAGGCTCTTGAACCCGGCGGCGGCCCAAGGCCAGGTCATCACGACCTCGAAGCCAGTCCTCAAAATTGAAACCGTCTACGAATCCCACGTTATTCCGATCGTCAACGGGGGAAACACCGTCTTGAGCACGCTCTCCAAGGTCCTGGGGACCGTAACGAAGACGGATTTCGAGTTCGGGACGAGCACCCTGGCGCCCCCGGCGCTGCCAATCCCGCCGATCCCTCCGGTGAATCCCCTGTTTCCCGCGGCTCAATTCGCCGTCACTTCGTCGCCCGTGGTCCAAAGCACTTTGGTTACGCAAACTGATAGCAAGGTGCTCAAGCTGACTTTCGGGGCTAAGACGGCTTATACGACGATTTTCTCCACGAAAGTCGTACCCAGCTTGGTAACGACGTATATGACGGCGTCGGTGCCCGTACAACCCACGGCTTTCCCGGGATTCTTCCCGGCGCCCTATCCCGGATATCCCTTCGTGGGCTGA
- the LOC663093 gene encoding mucin-17 isoform X3, which yields MDRRLFSLVCCLFTVNFVSSDGPVFVNPSSVSLPPAVNQGNYVTQTVYGFLDFTTTIGNTVMVFSPQSAAVSVPESPKEESSNSVIDTSPIAKKEPVTIKPSKTEAKIISSKVEVKTSSQDKPSTKVSPSIITKVEVVSGPPVLSSKVEIVTSSQKAISSVVSVKTEEEPAVILGNNIAEPEYDFLSRQPSEVVEETYKVINLKPSSKFHLKPRTSEPKNKRPDSLHPTGLVTKLGGTVVKDGTTTIHETSVIGTYISGKYAQVLQSTSHIHNPQKAKISPSPTLRILKTAAPSLGKGKHHRHLEPTPAGSIEETIVAAESSNSIKSTRKPAGPTFKPRFKNRQKEDEEESEEVQHAKKKSQRTRNQARNSNEEATTSSNKRYQNRRKQQRPSTEPSSSGGYSRRGYKPKVQTSTVEQISASTSLYKFKLNRSPGRWQYKTTPKPRVTIRKQNDDNDSGNETLGTTPTTLQDVSPALNDVVTPQARSDDVDGLEGSESIASIIDDQSSTENKLDTPFPLETLKVEISTPPDFKDIYYEIATIKSPFTFQAGNVKNTRYITVTSTFEKSLVNTPEATISPSGSEPLTENILATSSNYKDNNFLDSSVATLPPIYLASDMQTPPLETLTETFSTTQTMLKTHILPVIHSGNETATSTLVQTYLITRLVTATKTLPPMEAYHFIPSKTLKEFNSHLDEAGSELHLELEFGDQNDQDDEGQLKRSFPPDLDLAKVGSDFDISDVDKSKLPEIQKAKTGKSKPVLSEPQTPALNPDQLQQLALLRLLNPAAAQGQVITTSKPVLKIETVYESHVIPIVNGGNTVLSTLSKVLGTVTKTDFEFGTSTLAPPALPIPPIPPVNPLFPAAQFAVTSSPVVQSTLVTQTDSKVLKLTFGAKTAYTTIFSTKVVPSLVTTYMTASVPVQPTAFPGFFPAPYPGYPFVG from the exons TGAATTTCGTTTCATCGGATGGTCCCGTCTTCGTCAATCCCTCGTCAGTCTCCCTCCCCCCAGCAGTTAATCAGGGAAATTACGTCACTCAAACTGTCTATGGCTTCCTCGACTTTACCACTACAATCGGAAACACTGTCATGGTTTTCTCGCCACAAAGCGCCGCTGTTTCAG TTCCAGAATCGCCAAAAGAAGAATCCTCGAACAGCGTAATCGATACGAGTCCAATCGCGAAAAAAGAACCAGTCACAATAAAACCGAGCAAGACTGAAGCCAAAATAATTTCGAGTAAAGTCGAAGTTAAGACCTCAAGTCAGGACAAACCGAGTACGAAAGTTTCCCCGAGTATTATAACAAAAGTGGAGGTCGTGAGTGGTCCTCCGGTGCTTTCCAGTAAAGTCGAGATTGTCACAAGTTCGCAAAAGGCGATTAGTAGCGTTGTATCGGTTAAAACCGAAGAGGAGCCGGCGGTTATCCTCGGCAACAACATCGCCGAGCCCGAGTATGACTTCCTGTCCCGTCAGCCGTCCGAAGTTGTTGAAGAAACCTACAAAGTCATCAACCTGAAACCCAGCTCAAAGTTCCATCTCAAGCCTCGGACTTCTGAGCCAAAAAACAAACGTCCGGACTCATTACACCCGACGGGATTAGTCACGAAATTAGGAGGAACTGTCGTAAAGGACGGCACGACGACTATCCACGAGACTAGCGTGATTGGGACCTACATCTCTGGAAAATACGCCCAAGTCCTCCAGAGCACCTCGCACATCCACAATCCGCAGAAAGCCAAGATCAGTCCGTCGCCGACGTTGCGAATTCTCAAAACAGCCGCCCCTTCGTTGGGGAAAGGCAAGCATCATCGGCATTTGGAGCCAACTCCCGCGGGCTCCATCGAGGAGACGATTGTAGCGGCGGAATCGTCGAATTCCATCAAATCGACGAGGAAGCCGGCAGGGCCCACTTTCAAGCCGCGCTTCAAAAACAGACAGAAGGAGGACGAGGAGGAGAGCGAGGAAGTGCAACATGCCAAGAAGAAATCGCAACGGACACGGAACCAAGCGAGGAATTCCAA TGAAGAAGCAACGACCTCGTCGAACAAGCGCTACCAGAACCGCCGCAAGCAGCAGCGCCCCAGCACCGAGCCCTCGAGCTCGGGGGGCTACAGCCGCCGCGGCTACAAGCCCAAAGTGCAGACCTCGACCGTGGAGCAAATCTCCGCGTCTACAAGCCTCTACAAGTTCAAATTGAATCGCTCTCCTGGCAGATGGCAATACAAGACGACACCCAAGCCTCGCGTTACCATCAGGAAGCAAAACGACGACAATGACTCCGGTAACGAGACGCTCGGAACGACGCCGACGACGCTGCAAGACGTGTCTCCGGCACTCAACGACGTCGTTACGCCCCAAGCGAGGTCCGACGACGTCGACGGACTCGAAGGATCCGAATCAATTGCTTCAATTATTGACGATCAAAGCTCCACCGAAAATAAACTCGACACGCCGTTCCCGCTCGAAACGCTCAAGGTGGAAATTTCCACGCCGCCGGATTTTAAAGATATCTATTACGAGATTGCCACCATCAAGTCACCCTTCACCTTCCAG GCCGGCAACGTGAAAAACACCCGTTACATAACCGTCACGTCTACGTTTGAAAAAAGTCTGGTGAACACTCCCGAAGCCACAATCTCCCCGTCAGGCAGCGAGCCATTAACGGAAAATATTTTAGCCACTTCAAGCAATTACAAAGACAATAATTTCCTGGATTCGAGTGTTGCCACGTTACCACCGATTTATCTGGCATCCGACATGCAAACCCCGCCCTTGGAAACACTCACAGAGACATTCAGCACGACTCAAACTATGCTCAAGACTCATATCCTACCCGTCATTCACAGCGGCAACGAAACAGCCACTTCAACACTCGTTCAAACGTATCTAATAACGAGATTAGTGACGGCAACGAAGACTTTACCACCTATGGAAGCTTATCATTTCATTCCGAGCAAAACTCTGAAAGAGTTCAACAGTCATTTGGATGAGGCGGGGTCAGAGCTCCACTTAGAGTTGGAGTTTGGCGACCAAAACGATCAGGACGATGAAGGACAATTGAAAAGGAGTTTCCCCCCGGATCTGGATTTGGCTAAAGTTGGATCCGATTTTGATATTTCCGACGTCGACAAATCCAAACTTCCGGAAATCCAGAAAGCGAAAACGGGAAAATCGAAACCGGTTTTGAGCGAACCCCAAACCCCGGCCTTGAACCCCGACCAGCTGCAACAATTGGCGCTTTTGAGGCTCTTGAACCCGGCGGCGGCCCAAGGCCAGGTCATCACGACCTCGAAGCCAGTCCTCAAAATTGAAACCGTCTACGAATCCCACGTTATTCCGATCGTCAACGGGGGAAACACCGTCTTGAGCACGCTCTCCAAGGTCCTGGGGACCGTAACGAAGACGGATTTCGAGTTCGGGACGAGCACCCTGGCGCCCCCGGCGCTGCCAATCCCGCCGATCCCTCCGGTGAATCCCCTGTTTCCCGCGGCTCAATTCGCCGTCACTTCGTCGCCCGTGGTCCAAAGCACTTTGGTTACGCAAACTGATAGCAAGGTGCTCAAGCTGACTTTCGGGGCTAAGACGGCTTATACGACGATTTTCTCCACGAAAGTCGTACCCAGCTTGGTAACGACGTATATGACGGCGTCGGTGCCCGTACAACCCACGGCTTTCCCGGGATTCTTCCCGGCGCCCTATCCCGGATATCCCTTCGTGGGCTGA